A stretch of Planococcus versutus DNA encodes these proteins:
- a CDS encoding FecCD family ABC transporter permease yields the protein MRKLSSHKPFKLVVLFASIVVMIFSFVLSLSLGQNSIPFWTTIEALLYFDATNTEHIIVTTSRMTRAIIATFIGANLAVAGALMQAMTRNPLASPDILGVNAGALFFIVLSATFFSVDSLQSYMWIAFLGAGVAGVSVYFLGSLGKDGLSPIRLVLAGAAISALFVSFTQGLLVVDEQRLQSILFWLAGSVSGRSLDMIIPVLPYMLIALFIALFLGKPVTILLAGEDVAKSLGQRTALLKVIIGIVVIVLAGGSVAVAGSIGFIGLIVPHLVKGIVGPDYRWVIILSALMGASLLLLADVVARFIIAPQEMPIGVMTALIGTPFFIYIARKGVVKNG from the coding sequence ATGAGGAAGTTGTCATCTCATAAACCTTTTAAATTAGTTGTTTTGTTTGCTTCTATTGTGGTGATGATTTTTTCATTTGTTTTGAGTCTCTCATTAGGGCAAAATTCAATTCCATTTTGGACGACGATCGAAGCACTTCTTTACTTTGATGCAACGAATACCGAACACATTATTGTCACAACTTCTAGAATGACAAGGGCCATTATCGCAACCTTTATAGGGGCTAACTTAGCTGTGGCAGGTGCATTAATGCAGGCGATGACGAGAAACCCATTAGCCTCTCCAGATATCCTAGGTGTCAATGCAGGTGCGTTATTTTTTATTGTCTTGTCAGCGACCTTTTTTTCTGTAGATTCCCTGCAGTCCTATATGTGGATTGCTTTTTTAGGTGCAGGAGTGGCAGGGGTTTCTGTTTACTTTTTAGGATCGTTGGGGAAAGACGGGTTGTCGCCTATTAGACTAGTTTTAGCAGGCGCCGCCATTTCTGCCCTTTTTGTTTCATTTACACAAGGGTTGCTCGTGGTTGATGAACAACGACTACAGAGCATCTTATTTTGGTTAGCAGGATCGGTATCGGGAAGAAGTTTAGATATGATTATTCCTGTCTTACCCTATATGCTAATCGCCTTATTCATTGCTTTATTCTTAGGGAAACCCGTGACCATCTTACTTGCAGGAGAAGATGTAGCGAAGAGCTTAGGTCAACGAACGGCCTTGCTGAAAGTGATCATTGGTATAGTCGTTATTGTATTGGCGGGTGGCTCTGTAGCGGTGGCAGGTTCAATCGGATTTATTGGTTTGATTGTTCCTCATTTAGTTAAAGGAATCGTTGGACCTGATTACCGTTGGGTGATTATTTTGAGTGCTTTAATGGGAGCTAGCTTACTGTTACTGGCAGATGTGGTTGCTCGATTTATTATTGCTCCCCAGGAAATGCCCATTGGTGTGATGACAGCGTTAATTGGCACACCGTTTTTCATTTATATTGCTCGGAAAGGCGTGGTGAAGAATGGGTAG
- a CDS encoding FecCD family ABC transporter permease translates to MGRHITVKSKSENFSFQVDKKTITTVIALALLAIAILMMSLSIGSSFISPWVIIKNLMGIVEPDFILNELRLPRVLLAFMVGAALGVAGSILQAIIRNPLASPDIIGITAGASAGAIIFIVVFLGTVSAVFMPLAAILGAVIVASIIYLLAWNNGVTPIRLVLIGIGIAAAMKAIVLMMIVLSDTAVTTKAYLWLTGSLYGSNWGHVYSMLPFVLLFIPLTAFLARSVSVKELGDDIATGLGVKVQSRRFLLLLISVVLAGTAAAFAGGIEFVGLIAPHIGRLLIGRSFAALIPVSALIGGMIVVLADFVARTAFLPLDLPAGVFTAAIGAPFFIYLLFRNRNG, encoded by the coding sequence ATGGGTAGACACATTACGGTTAAAAGTAAATCAGAAAATTTTTCTTTTCAAGTCGATAAAAAAACCATTACTACTGTAATAGCACTCGCTTTATTAGCTATCGCAATATTGATGATGAGTCTGTCGATTGGAAGTAGTTTTATCAGTCCATGGGTCATCATTAAAAATTTAATGGGTATTGTAGAACCGGACTTTATACTGAACGAACTGAGATTGCCACGCGTGTTACTTGCCTTTATGGTGGGCGCAGCTTTAGGCGTGGCAGGATCTATTTTGCAAGCAATTATACGGAATCCTTTAGCCTCGCCAGACATTATCGGTATAACAGCCGGAGCTTCTGCGGGCGCAATTATTTTTATTGTGGTTTTCTTAGGAACGGTTAGTGCAGTATTTATGCCACTAGCTGCCATTTTAGGGGCAGTAATTGTCGCCTCAATCATCTATTTGCTGGCATGGAATAACGGAGTAACACCCATTCGTCTTGTGTTAATCGGTATCGGAATCGCGGCTGCGATGAAAGCAATTGTCTTAATGATGATCGTGTTGAGCGATACAGCTGTAACCACCAAAGCCTATCTCTGGTTGACTGGCAGTTTGTACGGTTCAAATTGGGGACATGTCTATTCGATGTTACCTTTTGTTCTCCTATTTATTCCGTTGACGGCTTTTCTGGCTCGCTCTGTAAGTGTCAAGGAATTGGGAGATGATATTGCGACGGGGCTTGGTGTGAAAGTTCAATCTAGGCGTTTTTTATTGCTATTGATCAGTGTGGTGCTTGCGGGAACGGCGGCAGCTTTCGCGGGAGGAATCGAATTTGTTGGTTTGATTGCACCGCACATTGGGCGATTACTGATTGGTCGCTCATTTGCTGCACTTATACCGGTATCGGCATTAATCGGCGGAATGATTGTGGTGTTAGCTGATTTTGTGGCGCGCACTGCATTTTTACCCTTAGATCTTCCGGCGGGAGTATTTACGGCTGCCATTGGCGCACCATTTTTCATTTATCTCCTATTTCGAAATCGAAATGGATAA
- a CDS encoding ABC transporter ATP-binding protein, which produces MLEANSLSLGYGQTKVIEDLQLTIPKGEITVFVGANGCGKSTLLRSLARLIKPQTGEILLNGMGLKKQSTKEVAKKLAILPQTPLAPEGLTVLQLVKQGRYPHQSWLKQWSEEDESVVNRVLELTDMKEFEEKTVDSLSGGQRQRAWIAMTLAQKTDVILLDEPTTYLDLAHQIEILDLLFELNEKENRTIVMVLHDLNLACRYAHHIVAICDKNVYSQGKPEEVITPQMVNDVFSMRCEIGKDPLYGTPVCIPYGKGRKI; this is translated from the coding sequence ATGTTAGAAGCAAATTCTTTATCCTTAGGCTATGGTCAAACTAAAGTCATTGAAGATTTACAATTAACCATCCCAAAAGGAGAAATCACCGTTTTTGTTGGAGCCAATGGCTGTGGAAAATCGACCTTGCTAAGATCTTTAGCAAGGCTTATCAAACCACAAACTGGAGAGATTTTGCTAAATGGGATGGGGTTAAAAAAACAGTCCACAAAAGAAGTAGCTAAGAAACTGGCTATTCTTCCTCAAACTCCGTTAGCTCCAGAAGGTCTAACGGTTTTACAACTAGTTAAACAGGGCAGGTATCCTCATCAGAGTTGGTTAAAGCAATGGTCGGAGGAAGATGAGTCTGTCGTCAATCGTGTGTTAGAACTAACCGATATGAAAGAATTTGAAGAAAAAACGGTGGATTCGTTATCAGGTGGCCAAAGACAGCGTGCCTGGATTGCGATGACACTCGCTCAAAAAACAGATGTAATTTTATTAGATGAGCCAACAACCTATTTGGATTTAGCGCATCAAATCGAAATTTTAGATCTTCTGTTTGAGTTAAATGAAAAAGAAAACAGAACCATCGTGATGGTTCTTCACGATTTAAATTTAGCGTGCCGGTATGCACATCACATTGTAGCCATTTGCGATAAGAATGTTTATTCACAAGGCAAACCAGAAGAAGTGATCACCCCTCAAATGGTCAACGATGTATTTTCCATGCGCTGTGAAATAGGGAAAGATCCCTTATATGGGACCCCTGTATGCATTCCATATGGCAAGGGTAGAAAAATTTAA
- a CDS encoding NAD(P)/FAD-dependent oxidoreductase, whose amino-acid sequence MKPKEIFDVSIIGGGPAGLFSTFYSGCREMKVKLIEYHSVLGGKLNVYPEKLVWDVGGVVPTPAHQLVDHLVRQANTFQPEIVLDTKVTSISKDEVGIFTVHTQTGEEHYSKAVILAVGGGILQPTRLDIEGAERFEVTNLHYTVKSLAQFKGKRVLISGGGNSAIDWANELETIAAKVYLTYRKDLLKGHEAEIAKLQKSSVQCYLNTKIEKLIASPNHETIQQVVLSDENLTETHSIDVDEVIINHGFERERELVENSPIPIEMASPRTVAGNSKGETSVAGLFAAGDILEHDGKLRLIAGAFTDGATAVNHAKSYIEPDASNRGIVSTHNEMFKVKNKEIFRTMQSNK is encoded by the coding sequence ATGAAGCCTAAAGAGATTTTTGACGTGAGTATCATTGGTGGTGGACCGGCGGGGCTTTTTTCTACGTTTTATAGTGGGTGTCGTGAGATGAAAGTGAAATTAATCGAATACCATTCAGTGCTTGGAGGAAAACTAAATGTTTATCCCGAAAAATTAGTTTGGGATGTCGGAGGGGTTGTTCCGACTCCGGCGCATCAATTAGTTGACCACTTAGTGAGACAAGCCAACACATTTCAGCCAGAAATTGTCCTGGATACAAAAGTGACTTCCATTTCTAAAGACGAGGTTGGTATCTTTACTGTGCACACGCAAACGGGTGAAGAGCATTACTCAAAAGCCGTTATCCTAGCGGTTGGAGGAGGCATACTGCAACCTACACGACTAGATATTGAAGGGGCAGAGCGCTTTGAAGTGACAAACTTGCATTATACGGTGAAGTCACTTGCTCAATTTAAAGGAAAACGCGTCTTAATTTCTGGCGGAGGAAATTCTGCGATTGATTGGGCGAATGAATTAGAAACGATTGCAGCTAAAGTATATTTGACGTACCGAAAAGATTTATTAAAAGGACATGAAGCCGAAATAGCCAAACTGCAAAAAAGCTCCGTTCAATGTTACTTGAACACCAAGATTGAAAAATTAATCGCATCACCTAATCATGAAACAATTCAACAAGTGGTGTTAAGTGATGAAAATCTAACCGAAACCCACTCAATAGACGTTGATGAAGTCATTATTAACCATGGTTTTGAAAGAGAAAGAGAATTAGTAGAAAACAGTCCCATTCCAATTGAAATGGCTTCTCCACGAACCGTGGCAGGCAATTCAAAAGGAGAAACGTCGGTTGCTGGGTTATTTGCCGCAGGCGATATTTTAGAACATGATGGCAAGTTGCGTCTTATTGCTGGAGCTTTTACAGACGGTGCTACTGCAGTTAATCATGCGAAATCATATATTGAACCCGATGCTAGTAATCGGGGGATTGTTTCTACGCATAACGAAATGTTCAAAGTAAAGAACAAAGAAATTTTCAGGACTATGCAATCTAATAAATAA
- a CDS encoding type II toxin-antitoxin system RelE family toxin encodes MSQDRYKIRFDKKAQREYDKLDGSVKGHVNKGLAKLRIRADTLGKELENKRNMKLHGCKELKFKGSGIRVIYRITGRTEDELEIVMILGVGDRDEDKAFKDASNRLADFLKNLEN; translated from the coding sequence ATGAGTCAAGATCGATATAAGATTCGATTCGATAAAAAGGCTCAAAGGGAATACGATAAGCTAGATGGCAGCGTAAAAGGACATGTGAATAAGGGATTAGCAAAGTTACGCATACGTGCGGATACACTTGGAAAAGAACTTGAAAATAAACGGAATATGAAATTGCATGGTTGTAAGGAATTGAAGTTTAAAGGCAGTGGCATTCGCGTTATTTATCGAATTACGGGTAGAACAGAGGACGAGTTAGAAATCGTCATGATTCTTGGTGTAGGAGATCGAGACGAAGATAAAGCATTTAAAGACGCTTCTAACCGACTTGCTGATTTCTTAAAGAATTTAGAAAACTAA
- a CDS encoding VOC family protein: MDGILGVEEVLFFVPDVQEAKQWFIDLLGENPYFDNENYCAFYLANSTIGIHPSDDKISSGVAGQVTYWRVADIKESIKHFKSHDCLLFRGPIFGVDKVWICQLIDPFGNVWGLVEK; the protein is encoded by the coding sequence ATGGATGGAATATTAGGTGTTGAAGAAGTATTGTTTTTTGTTCCTGATGTTCAGGAAGCTAAGCAATGGTTTATAGATTTGCTCGGTGAAAATCCTTATTTTGATAATGAAAATTACTGTGCTTTTTATTTAGCAAACTCCACTATTGGAATTCATCCGAGTGATGATAAAATTTCATCTGGTGTCGCTGGACAAGTGACATATTGGCGTGTAGCGGATATCAAAGAATCCATAAAGCATTTCAAATCACATGATTGTTTGCTGTTCCGAGGTCCAATTTTCGGAGTAGATAAGGTATGGATTTGCCAACTTATTGACCCTTTTGGAAATGTATGGGGACTTGTAGAGAAATAA
- a CDS encoding helix-turn-helix transcriptional regulator, translated as MLDKQRLGSEIKRIRKAKKLTQNQLAEGMCSQSEISRIEAGEFYPSIDLLYLIANKLQLSVNYFFEILTHEQAEETKTIKNKIWAMSSNKSYKKLLQYVEKLLLEEKNFHPETKKFLLWQNYMAAYYLKRIDADNCKTELLLLLRKKMPGMDNLLNLHIKNSIANIYAENNFFNKSIEIYQSILDEDLNTQEAENLKIKVIYNFGKLLYLKKDYASSLLYTDQGIKISIETANMSLLGQFYYQRGSLLEELDFSFEDITSSYKSAQFFFGLLNLDLYTNILLENKSNYLLEKITT; from the coding sequence GTGCTTGATAAACAACGATTAGGATCCGAAATAAAAAGAATTCGTAAAGCAAAAAAGTTAACGCAAAACCAGTTAGCTGAAGGTATGTGCAGCCAATCAGAAATTAGTCGAATTGAAGCGGGTGAGTTCTATCCGAGTATAGATTTGCTCTATTTAATTGCCAACAAACTCCAACTTTCGGTCAATTATTTCTTTGAAATTTTAACTCATGAACAAGCTGAGGAGACAAAGACAATTAAAAACAAGATATGGGCTATGTCTTCTAATAAGAGCTATAAAAAGCTTCTTCAATATGTTGAAAAATTGCTGTTAGAAGAAAAAAACTTCCATCCTGAAACAAAAAAGTTTCTTTTATGGCAAAATTATATGGCTGCTTATTATTTAAAAAGAATTGATGCTGACAATTGCAAAACAGAACTTCTTCTCTTGTTGCGAAAAAAAATGCCAGGTATGGACAACCTTCTAAATCTTCATATTAAAAATTCAATTGCCAACATCTATGCAGAAAATAACTTCTTTAATAAGAGTATCGAGATTTATCAGAGCATATTAGATGAAGATTTAAATACTCAAGAAGCAGAAAATTTAAAAATAAAAGTAATTTACAATTTCGGGAAATTACTTTATTTGAAGAAGGACTACGCATCTTCTCTTTTGTATACTGATCAAGGAATCAAAATCTCAATTGAAACAGCCAATATGTCCCTTCTTGGCCAATTTTACTATCAAAGAGGTTCTTTATTAGAAGAGCTTGATTTCTCTTTCGAAGATATTACTTCCTCTTACAAGAGTGCTCAATTCTTCTTTGGATTGCTAAATCTTGATCTATACACAAATATTCTATTAGAAAATAAGTCTAATTATCTCTTAGAAAAGATAACAACCTAG